In Chloroflexota bacterium, a genomic segment contains:
- a CDS encoding ABC transporter substrate-binding protein, whose protein sequence is MSGKGRWFSLLVAGTLVLVLLASCAPPAAAPAPGGEEAAPPAEQKVLRVWITWGDNPAQLQSLFDKYGEANNVRVEVNSPVDDDKVIAGLSGSQPPDILVLGGPDSVGTWAREGLITPLDDFLAGGEVDLNDIFEAPLSQCKYQGKYYCLPWGTDTYALFWNKDLFEDAGLDPEQPPQTMEELVEYAKKLTKFDENGNMVQVGFIPDFSWSHLGLYVAMMGGYWYSEDGTKILFTSDPVVNALKWEQQFYCDYNVDEVLRFTSAFGGYMSPDNGFYAGKVAMMVEGEWQPGPNFIQKYKPELYYGVAPFPPPQDHPERKNTNLVSGTVALIPSGVKDKAAAWKLMAWMMSPEIVAEEMVANFNLPSSKKAAEDPRFHENEKFEVFLKLMADPNAKAPILTPINAEVETELGQIEEQVLHTCADPLPLLEEAQARLQPMLDKALSD, encoded by the coding sequence ATGTCGGGTAAAGGACGGTGGTTCAGCCTGTTGGTCGCGGGAACTCTGGTGCTGGTGTTGTTGGCGTCGTGTGCGCCACCAGCGGCGGCACCGGCCCCAGGTGGGGAGGAGGCTGCTCCTCCTGCTGAGCAGAAGGTATTGCGGGTGTGGATCACCTGGGGGGATAACCCGGCGCAGCTCCAGTCGCTGTTCGACAAGTATGGGGAGGCGAACAACGTCCGGGTGGAGGTGAACTCCCCGGTGGATGACGACAAGGTCATCGCGGGCCTCTCCGGCAGCCAGCCGCCGGATATCCTGGTCCTGGGCGGGCCTGACAGCGTGGGTACCTGGGCGCGTGAGGGCCTGATCACCCCATTGGATGACTTCCTGGCGGGCGGCGAGGTGGATCTGAACGACATCTTCGAGGCCCCGCTGAGCCAGTGCAAGTACCAGGGGAAGTATTACTGCCTGCCGTGGGGCACGGACACCTACGCGCTCTTCTGGAACAAGGACCTGTTTGAGGACGCCGGGTTGGATCCCGAGCAGCCGCCGCAGACGATGGAGGAGCTGGTGGAGTACGCCAAGAAGCTCACCAAGTTCGATGAGAACGGCAACATGGTCCAGGTGGGCTTCATCCCGGACTTCTCCTGGTCGCATCTGGGGCTGTACGTCGCGATGATGGGCGGCTACTGGTATAGCGAGGACGGGACGAAGATCCTCTTCACGTCCGATCCGGTGGTGAACGCCCTGAAGTGGGAGCAGCAGTTCTATTGCGACTATAACGTGGACGAGGTGCTGCGCTTCACCTCCGCCTTCGGTGGCTATATGTCGCCGGACAACGGCTTCTACGCCGGGAAAGTGGCCATGATGGTGGAAGGTGAGTGGCAGCCTGGCCCCAACTTCATCCAGAAGTACAAGCCGGAGCTGTACTACGGCGTGGCACCCTTCCCGCCGCCGCAGGATCACCCCGAGCGCAAGAACACCAATCTGGTGAGCGGCACCGTGGCGTTGATCCCCAGCGGCGTCAAGGACAAGGCCGCTGCCTGGAAGCTGATGGCGTGGATGATGTCGCCGGAGATCGTGGCCGAGGAGATGGTCGCCAACTTCAACCTGCCGTCCAGCAAGAAGGCGGCGGAGGACCCGCGCTTCCATGAGAACGAGAAGTTCGAGGTCTTCCTGAAGCTGATGGCGGATCCGAACGCCAAAGCGCCTATCCTGACCCCCATCAACGCCGAGGTGGAGACCGAGCTGGGACAGATCGAGGAGCAGGTGCTGCACACATGCGCCGATCCTCTGCCGCTTCTGGAGGAGGCTCAGGCCAGATTGCAGCCCATGCTTGACAAGGCGCTCTCGGACTAG
- a CDS encoding sugar ABC transporter permease, with the protein MTKRSTRSGSSSLWWGWSRQTRRRFITGILFISLWIIGFFAFTLYPMAASLYYSFTEYHIKRAPEWIGLSNYVSLFRDRLFWKSLYNTGYMVVIGVPLSLLLSFVCALLLNIKIRGQSVYRVVYFLPSIVPTVASTLLWLWILNPNSGLLNTLLSHVGIRGPNWTRDPTWSKPSLILLGLWGVGNTIVIYLSGLQDVPVVLMEAAELDGANWWQRLWAVTIPLVSPITLFNLIIGVIATFQYFAQAYVLSAGVSPVGSGLGAPLNSTLFYSVYLYQQGFVYLKMGYASALAWILFIVIMICTLVLLRSSEHWTYYEGG; encoded by the coding sequence ATTACGAAGCGTTCCACGCGCTCGGGATCGTCTTCCCTTTGGTGGGGATGGAGCCGACAGACTCGGCGTCGCTTCATCACCGGCATCCTGTTCATCTCGTTGTGGATCATCGGCTTCTTCGCGTTCACGTTATATCCCATGGCCGCGTCCCTCTACTACAGCTTCACCGAGTACCACATCAAGCGGGCGCCGGAATGGATTGGGCTGAGCAATTATGTGAGCCTCTTTCGCGACCGATTGTTCTGGAAGTCGCTGTACAATACGGGATACATGGTCGTCATCGGCGTTCCCCTCTCATTGCTGCTGTCGTTCGTCTGTGCCCTCCTGTTGAACATCAAGATCCGGGGGCAGTCCGTCTACCGGGTGGTCTACTTCCTCCCCTCGATCGTGCCCACCGTGGCGAGCACGTTGCTGTGGCTGTGGATCCTCAACCCGAATAGCGGTCTGCTGAATACGCTGCTCAGCCACGTGGGCATTCGCGGCCCCAACTGGACGCGGGATCCGACGTGGTCTAAGCCGTCCCTGATCCTGCTGGGCCTGTGGGGCGTGGGGAACACCATCGTGATCTATCTGTCCGGCCTTCAGGATGTGCCGGTGGTGCTGATGGAGGCGGCGGAGCTGGACGGGGCCAACTGGTGGCAGCGCCTGTGGGCGGTCACCATCCCCCTGGTGTCCCCCATCACGCTCTTCAACCTCATCATCGGGGTGATCGCCACTTTCCAGTATTTCGCCCAGGCTTACGTCCTCAGCGCGGGGGTCAGCCCTGTGGGGAGCGGCCTGGGAGCCCCGTTGAACTCGACCCTGTTCTACAGCGTGTATCTCTACCAACAGGGTTTCGTATACCTGAAGATGGGGTACGCCTCCGCGCTGGCCTGGATCCTGTTCATCGTCATCATGATCTGTACGTTGGTGCTTCTGCGCTCTTCCGAGCATTGGACCTATTACGAGGGAGGGTGA
- a CDS encoding carbohydrate ABC transporter permease, translated as MDGQVKRLALLDIAEGYGTFVDPADPATTMKIRMKYAEPVLVVGFRWRNFPDAMNRATRPGLGVNFWTYVKNSLIIAIFSIIGTLISCAPAAYGFARIRWPGRDLVFVVVLATMMLPFQVTMIPLYIFFTDKLGWGNTFLPLIVPTFFGNGFDIFLLRQFFRTIPEELCDAARVDGASEFRIFWNVVLPLSVPVLATITVFTFLWAWNDFQGPLIYLTDPRLFTMALGLQDFQGQHTVAWNLLMAAATVFTVPIVILFFFAQRTFIQGVKLTGLKG; from the coding sequence ATGGATGGTCAGGTGAAACGCTTGGCGCTGCTGGACATCGCCGAGGGGTATGGGACGTTCGTGGACCCTGCCGACCCCGCGACGACCATGAAGATCCGCATGAAGTACGCGGAGCCGGTGTTGGTGGTCGGCTTTCGGTGGCGCAACTTCCCGGATGCCATGAACCGTGCCACCCGGCCGGGGCTGGGGGTGAACTTCTGGACCTACGTGAAGAACAGCCTGATCATCGCCATCTTCTCGATCATCGGCACCCTGATCTCCTGTGCGCCGGCCGCGTATGGCTTCGCCCGCATCCGTTGGCCGGGCCGAGACCTCGTCTTCGTGGTTGTGCTGGCCACCATGATGCTGCCGTTCCAGGTGACCATGATCCCCCTGTACATCTTCTTCACCGACAAGCTCGGATGGGGGAACACCTTCCTGCCGCTGATCGTCCCGACCTTCTTCGGCAACGGGTTCGACATCTTTCTGCTGCGCCAGTTCTTCCGCACCATCCCGGAGGAACTGTGTGACGCCGCTCGGGTGGATGGGGCCTCCGAGTTTCGCATCTTCTGGAACGTGGTGTTGCCTCTGTCCGTGCCCGTGCTGGCGACCATCACTGTGTTCACGTTCCTGTGGGCCTGGAACGACTTTCAGGGGCCGCTGATCTATCTGACGGACCCGCGCCTGTTCACTATGGCGCTGGGGTTGCAGGACTTCCAGGGACAGCACACGGTGGCGTGGAACCTGCTCATGGCCGCGGCCACCGTCTTCACCGTCCCGATCGTGATCCTGTTCTTCTTCGCCCAGCGGACCTTTATCCAGGGGGTGAAGCTGACCGGGCTGAAGGGATAG